From the Desulfovibrio sp. Huiquan2017 genome, the window GGTATCGACGCCGCAAACTCGTTGCTGGCCATCAGGCACCTCGTCTTCGACACCAAGAAGATCACCATGGAGCAGCTCATGACGGCCATCAAGGCCAACTTCGAGGGATACGAGGAAATCCGCAAGATGTGCTACGACGCGCCCAAGCACGGCAACGACTATCCGGAGATCGAGGAGTTCGTGCAACAGTACTACCACGATGTGGATGAGATCCACGACTCCATCGGCCCCGATTGTTTCGGCTACCGCACTCCGCTCGACGCGTACTCCCTGTCGTACCACAACTACTTCGGCGCACTCATGGGAGCGCTGCCGACCGGCCGCAAGGCGGGCGTCGCCCTCACCGACGGTTCGGTCTCGGCCATGCCCGGCACGGACCACGAGGGCATAACCGCCCTGATCAAGGCCGGCGCCACGGCCATCGACACCGTCCGCTACGGCGCGAACCACTTCAACGTCAAGCTGGTCCCCGCCGCCCTTGAAGGCCCCGGTGGCACACGTCTGTTGACCTCGTTGCTCAAGACCTATTGCGACCTCGGCGGCTCGCATATCCAGTTCAACGTGGTCACGTCCGCGACCCTGAAGGAAGCGCAGGAGGCCCCCCAGGAATACAAGGACCTCGTGGTCCGCGTGGCGGGCTTCAGCGCCTACTTCACCCGCCTGGACAAGGGCGTCCAGGATGAAATCGTGAAGCGCACTGAATACTCGCAGGCCTGCTAAGGCCTCGCAACCTCCAGTGGTGCGCCGCCACCTCCCGGCGGCGCACCACCCCCTAGATCATAAAACGACCGGGAGAGATTCATGTTGAAAGGTATGGTTTACAACATTCAGCGCATGTCGGTGCAGGATGGCCCGGGCCTGCGCACCACAGTCTTTCTGAAGGGCTGTCCGTTGCGCTGTCTTTGGTGCAGCAACCCGGAATCACAGGCGTTCACCCCGCAGCTGATGTGTTTTGAAAATCTCTGCACGGGATGCGGCGCCTGCGAAGCGGCCTGCCCGAACGGGGCCGTGACCCGGCTGCGCAACGGCAAGTTCGGACGCGATCTGGAGCAATGCACGGACTGCGGCGCCTGTGCGTCCGTGTGCCCCAGCGGCGCGCGCGACATGTCGGGGAGGCTGATGACCGTCGAGGAAGTCATGGAGGTCGTCCGCAAGGACGGAACCTTCTACCTCAACTCCGACGGCGGCGTGACCTTCGGCGGCGGCGAACCCACGGCGGCCGGTGATTTCTTCCTCGCCCTGCTCCAACAGGCGCACGACGAGGCCTACCACTGCACGGTGGACACCTGCGGCCAGTGTCCAGAAGACCGCTTCCGGAAAACCATCGAGCTGGCGGACCTGCTGCTCTTTGACTGCAAACATATGGACCCCGCCCGGCACAGGGAACTGACCGGGCAGGACAACACGCTCATTCTGAGGAACCTCCGCAGCGCCCTGGGCTCCAACACGCCGGTGCGCATCCGCATGCCGCTCATGCCGGGCCTGAATGATACGGAGGAGAATCTGGCGGCCATGGCCGATTTTTTGGGGGATTTCGGCCTCCGGGAAGTCGAGATCATGCCCTGCCACTTCTTCGGCCGGAATAAATACCTCGCCTTGAACCGGGCTTTGCCTCTCATGCGGCAGTACGAACCCGAGGAACTCAAGGCGGTCAACGAACGCTTCCAACGGCACGGACTCAGGCCGGTCGTCGTGTAGCGCGCAAGAAACGAGGAACGCATGTTTACCATAAACGTGGCGGACGCCATTCTCGAAAGGCTCCGCGAGATACTTGAGGACGAGGATGAAGGCGTCTGTATCCGCCTGCGCGAATACTGCGTCGGCGGAGGATGAAATAGCAAGGTCGTGCTTGGTCTAGGCACGGATGAACCCGATGAAGAGGATGACGAGCGGATCGACGTGAAGGGCGTCCCGTTCATCGCCGAAAAGGACTTTCTGCTGAATCACGGTGGAAACTACGAATTGACCCTGAACGAAGGCCAGCAAATGGTCTTGAAGGCGCTCGCGGAAGCGTAACCGGACCGGGCCGCGGTGTCGGCGTGGCAAAGGGCCATCCCCGCAAGCGCGAAAAGGAGAAAACATGTTTACAGTGGATACGACGGAGGAGCTTCTCGGAAAGCTCCGCGACCTGTTGGCGGAGGAAGACCCGGAGACCTGCGTGCGCCTGCGCGAGTATAATGCCGGATGCGGCTGCCACAGCAAGATTCGGCTTGGTTTGGGGCTGGATGAACCGGAAGAGGAAGACGAACAGATCAGCGTGCAGGGAATTCCGTTTGTCGCGGAAAAGGATTTTCTGCTGAAGCACGGCAGGTCCTACGCTCTGGCTTTCGACGAAAACAAGGAAACCGTTCTCACCCCTCTGGATGTGTCGGATTAGGTCGAAATCGGCCGTATTTCCGCCTCGGAATCCGGCGCATCACTCATCCCCCTTTCGAACATCGGAAGGGGGATTTCCTTTTCCCGCAACGACGACGTCCGGATCAAGCATGGCGTCTTCTTTGCTCAAAACGACAACAGCTCGTGCGGCAATATATCATCCCTGGACGTCAGGCCGCCCAGGGACGGCGGGCGACTCTCACTGTTGCCGCTGAAGATGCCCACCAGGGTGACATGCGGCCAGGGGGAGGGTGTTGTGACAAACGTCATTACGGCAATATCCTCTGTCTCTTCGTCTTTGGCGATGCAATTGGCCCTCTCCGGTGTTTCGGTCATTCAATAAAAAAGCCGGGCGTCCTTCACGGAACGCCCGGCTTTAAATCGGTATAAAATCCCGCCTACCAGATCTGGAAACTGAAACCCATGGTGGCGGTGAGGTCGGGCACGGAGTCATCGTCACAGCCGAGGGCGAAGGCGAGGCTGGAATTGGCGGACAGCCGTTCGGTGATATCCCAGCTCGCTCCCATGCCTGCATCGGCCCAGTCCTGATCAAGCTTCGAGCCTGCATAGGAGAACGCCCCAAGGCCGGTGGCGGTGCCGCCCATACCCGAGGACTTGTCCTCGAAACGATGGTCCCAGGCCAGCCAGGCCCAGGTGCCCACCTTGTCGAAGAGGGCAACGTCGGTCCGCAGGCCGGTTCGGATGGAGTTGGAGGTCTCGTCGCGGCTGTCGTAACTGGCCGGGAAGGGGCCGCCCGACTCGGAGTAGCCGTCGATGTGCGTGTTCTGCCAAGTGTATTCGGCAAAGGGGGTCAGGGCGAAGGAGTTGGTCACGCTACGGGTCCACTGGGCCCGGCCGGACAGGCCGAAGACCTCGGCGTTCGTGTGGCCAGAGGAGGTGGCGGAGCCTGCGCCGTTCGCATAGCCGCGCTTCAGGTCCAGGTTCACGGTCTGCCAGATGGCGGCCACGCGAAATTCCAGCCCGGTGCCGTCCGGGGCGTAGACCACGAACGCGCCGGGACCTACGGCCTGGATGTCCTGGTTTCCGCCGTGGCTGGTATCCAGGTCGCGCTCGTCCCCGAACAGGCCGCCGCCGAAGCGCCATTCACCTTCCGCCCAGCTCAGGCCGACGCCGCCGTGCAGGCCGAGGTCGTCGCCGTTCAGTTCGATGTTGGTGCCTACGGAGCCGACCATCCACAGGTCCAGCCGACCCGGCATCTCGTCACCGCTGGACAGGCCCGACTCGGTTCCCGCGCCTGCGTCGGACCCGGTATCCGCGCCGGAACCCGGCCCGGTCACGGAGAACTGCATGCCCTGGCCACCGGCCACGCCGCCCAACCGGCTCATGGACAGCTGGCCCATGGAAGAAACCGCCGGACCGACCTGGCCCATGGTCCCCAGGGATTGGTAGAATTCGTCCGGGGTGATGAGACCGCCCACGGTCACGTTGGCAAGAAACGCGGTGTATCCCCCTGGCACCGAGCCTGTTCCGACCATGATGGAACCATCGGCACTCACGCCCGTCACTTCCTCCAGGAAAGAGGTGGCGGGAAGGGTGACCCCCTTCTCCTCCAGGACCTCACGCAGATTATGGAAGGTATAGGAAGAGTTCGAGCCGGACCAGTATGCGGCCCTCCTGTGTCCGCTCGAAAGGCTCGCCGATCCTACGACGACGGAACCGCTGTTGTTTATCGCATTCAGGTCCAGCGAGGTGTATCCCGTCGGTACGTTCACCGCGGCCGTCTTTTGGCCCGAAGTGGCGTTCCAGATAATGAAAACATCGCCTGAGAAGGTCGTCCCCGCTACCGTCGTGCCGTCCCCGCTTATAAAATTACTATAGCTCCCACTCGAGTCCTCCAGGTTCACGGTCGAAGTCCACGTTCCAGAGGAATTGACGGTCCACACCAGGGCACTGGTTCCGTTAGTGGCTCTTCCCGCCACTTTCCAAATGCCGTTATTGAGTGAGCTGATGGTATTCCCTATGGAGTTTGCGGACAGGAGCACTGGAGCAACCGGTGAAGAAAGCGTGGACCAGTCGGAAGGCGCGATCCATAGCGCCGCTGTGCTGCTGCTGCTCGTGCCCGCGAGGGCCGTACCATCCGAATTGAGTGAGGGTATATAAAAGGTGTTGGCGTCCGCCAGTATTCCGCCAGTCCCGGTAAGGGTGTACGACGTGCCGGTGGTCCGGGAAAAGAGATACGATGTAGTCGAGGTGTTGTAGGTCACCTCACCAGTATTGGACATACTCCAAAGATTATAGACTCCGGAGGCGATGTCTGTCGACGTTCCTCCGGAAACAGGTGCCATAAACAGTTCGCGGGAACCGTCCATGTAGGCAAGAGTGGTCCCGTCTCCACTGATGAGAACATTTCTGGCACCGGGTATTCCGGTCAAATCATCCGCATGAGTGACAGTGCAGAGCAGCAGGACGAACAACAGCGTGGCGGCGCACAGGACGCGGCAAGGGCGGACAACGCGGGAATACAGCTGAATGGACGGCACGGTGATCTCCTCACGATCAGGCCCGTACGGCGGGGAGATTTCCCGGAGCTACGGACGATTTTTAAATTTTCAATATCGTCTTTACCCCATCCCAAAGGCCTCGTCTGTCCGGGAAAACACGTACAAGTCCAATTTTCTTGAGAAACATTGTTGAAAGATAGGGGTGCCCTTTGTATGGTCGCTCAACTGTAGCTCCCCGCCGTGGCCGGGCCGCATTCTTCCGACAAGGCGTAGAGGATGAAGACCTTCGCACTGAAACTTTCCGCCGGGACCCGCCGGATCGCCGTCATCCTGATCCTGGCCGTGCTGTTCGCCCTGGCCGGATGCCTGTGGACGATGAATCCGCCTCCCCGCGCGGCGAATGGGGTTCTCGACCTGCGCACCTATGACCCGGACGCCCAGGGCCCAGCCGCCTTGGACGGCCAGTGGGAATTCTACTGGGACCGCCTGCTGAGTCCGAAGGACTTCGCACCGAACGGAGATGCTCCCGGTACGACTGGCTACCTCGCCTTTCCGGGGACATGGCAGGGCTTCCGCCTTGACGGCGAAAAGCTGGACGGCACCGGCCAGGCCACCTTCCGCCTGCGGCTCAAGCTCTGGCCGGATGCCCGGAAGCTGGTGCTGCGTCTGTTCGACATTCCCATGGCCTACACACTGTGGGCCGATGGAGAACTCGTGGCGCAAAGCGGCACCGTGGGTACGGATGCGGACGCGGAAATTCCCCGCCGTTCGCTGGTGCTGGCCGAAATCGAACCCAAGGGAAGCGACATGGAGTTGGTGCTCCAGGTCTCCAACCACCATTTTCGCTCAGGCGGCGTGCCCGAAAGCATCGAGATGGCGCCGCCCGGCCCGCTGGAAACCAACCGCGACCGGCATTGGGCCGTGTCCTTTCTCTTTGCGGGCTGCCTGCTGATCATGGCCGTGTACCATCTCCTCCTGTTCCACCAGAACCGGAAGTTGCCGTCGGCCTTCCATTTCGGCATCTACAGCCTGTTCATGCTCGGCTACTGCACCACCTCGAACACCTCGTTTTGGGCCGCAAATCTGTTCCTCCCGCCGCTGCCGCCTGCCTTGGCGGAGTATTTTCCCCTGTTCTGTTACCTCGCCCTGGGGCCCTTTCTCTACCGCTTCTACAAGTCCCTGTACCCGGAGGAAATTCACACGGTCGTCCGGTATATTGTCGATCTCCGCCTGGCGATCTTCGTCGTGCTCCTTTTCTTTGCCCCGGACTATCGCATCTCCCAATACATCGCCTTCACCATACTGTTGAGTTCGCTCTACGGCATCTACTACATCCAGCGGCTCACCGTCTGCGTACGGCGGAGACGCAACGGCGCAGGGCTGCTGCTTACGGGCTCACTCGTCTTCCTGCTCGTCAGTCTGAACGACGGACTGGCCCACGCCAAGGTCATCAACAGCGTGTATCTCCTCGAACCGGGCATGTTCATTTTCGTGGTCACCCAGTCCCTGGCCCTGGCCAAACGGTTCACCCACGCCCTGGAGGCCGAGGAACATCTCTCCGGCGAACTGGAACGCAAAAATGCCTCCCTGCTGGCCGAGATCGAGGAACGAAACCGGTTGGAGCGGGAAGTGGTCAACATCAGCGAGGAGGAACGCCGCCGCATCAGCGTCGAACTGCACGACGGTCTGTGCCAGAAACTCACCGGAGCGCGGCTGCGCGCAGCCATCCTGAACAAACGTCTTTCCGGCACCGAAGAGGCCGAGGCCATGGCCAGTCTGACGGCGTTGCTGGATGCCTCCACCGACGATGCCTACCGCACTTCGCGCGGACTCTGGCCCGTGGAGCATGATCCCTCGGTCCCCGGCCCCTCGCTGGAGGACCTGGCGCGCACGGTCTCCAAGGACACCGGCATTGCCGTGACTTTTGAAAGACACTGCCATTGCGGCCAGTGCACCAATCCCCACATGACAACCCTTTACCGGATCGCCCAGGAGGCCTTGACCAACGCGGCCAAGCACGC encodes:
- a CDS encoding ErpA-related iron-sulfur cluster insertion protein (Members of this family, many of which are selenoproteins, show homology to the iron-sulfur cluster insertion ErpA that was described in Escherichia coli.); translation: MFTINVADAILERLREILEDEDEGVCIRLREYCVGGGUNSKVVLGLGTDEPDEEDDERIDVKGVPFIAEKDFLLNHGGNYELTLNEGQQMVLKALAEA
- a CDS encoding ErpA-related iron-sulfur cluster insertion protein (Members of this family, many of which are selenoproteins, show homology to the iron-sulfur cluster insertion ErpA that was described in Escherichia coli.), with product MFTVDTTEELLGKLRDLLAEEDPETCVRLREYNAGCGCHSKIRLGLGLDEPEEEDEQISVQGIPFVAEKDFLLKHGRSYALAFDENKETVLTPLDVSD
- a CDS encoding 7TM diverse intracellular signaling domain-containing protein: MKTFALKLSAGTRRIAVILILAVLFALAGCLWTMNPPPRAANGVLDLRTYDPDAQGPAALDGQWEFYWDRLLSPKDFAPNGDAPGTTGYLAFPGTWQGFRLDGEKLDGTGQATFRLRLKLWPDARKLVLRLFDIPMAYTLWADGELVAQSGTVGTDADAEIPRRSLVLAEIEPKGSDMELVLQVSNHHFRSGGVPESIEMAPPGPLETNRDRHWAVSFLFAGCLLIMAVYHLLLFHQNRKLPSAFHFGIYSLFMLGYCTTSNTSFWAANLFLPPLPPALAEYFPLFCYLALGPFLYRFYKSLYPEEIHTVVRYIVDLRLAIFVVLLFFAPDYRISQYIAFTILLSSLYGIYYIQRLTVCVRRRRNGAGLLLTGSLVFLLVSLNDGLAHAKVINSVYLLEPGMFIFVVTQSLALAKRFTHALEAEEHLSGELERKNASLLAEIEERNRLEREVVNISEEERRRISVELHDGLCQKLTGARLRAAILNKRLSGTEEAEAMASLTALLDASTDDAYRTSRGLWPVEHDPSVPGPSLEDLARTVSKDTGIAVTFERHCHCGQCTNPHMTTLYRIAQEALTNAAKHARVDIIRMDLRCPVRSGISLTVRDDGVGREATARHGTSNGGLGLGIMAHRAGIIHADLHIEDGPDHGTVVTCVAPCDVAAGLNRKM
- a CDS encoding autotransporter outer membrane beta-barrel domain-containing protein, producing the protein MSADGSIMVGTGSVPGGYTAFLANVTVGGLITPDEFYQSLGTMGQVGPAVSSMGQLSMSRLGGVAGGQGMQFSVTGPGSGADTGSDAGAGTESGLSSGDEMPGRLDLWMVGSVGTNIELNGDDLGLHGGVGLSWAEGEWRFGGGLFGDERDLDTSHGGNQDIQAVGPGAFVVYAPDGTGLEFRVAAIWQTVNLDLKRGYANGAGSATSSGHTNAEVFGLSGRAQWTRSVTNSFALTPFAEYTWQNTHIDGYSESGGPFPASYDSRDETSNSIRTGLRTDVALFDKVGTWAWLAWDHRFEDKSSGMGGTATGLGAFSYAGSKLDQDWADAGMGASWDITERLSANSSLAFALGCDDDSVPDLTATMGFSFQIW
- a CDS encoding glycyl-radical enzyme activating protein; amino-acid sequence: MLKGMVYNIQRMSVQDGPGLRTTVFLKGCPLRCLWCSNPESQAFTPQLMCFENLCTGCGACEAACPNGAVTRLRNGKFGRDLEQCTDCGACASVCPSGARDMSGRLMTVEEVMEVVRKDGTFYLNSDGGVTFGGGEPTAAGDFFLALLQQAHDEAYHCTVDTCGQCPEDRFRKTIELADLLLFDCKHMDPARHRELTGQDNTLILRNLRSALGSNTPVRIRMPLMPGLNDTEENLAAMADFLGDFGLREVEIMPCHFFGRNKYLALNRALPLMRQYEPEELKAVNERFQRHGLRPVVV